The following proteins come from a genomic window of Lachnoclostridium phytofermentans ISDg:
- a CDS encoding DUF368 domain-containing protein has product MEKQKLESRQENKASFMKSVVRDGGKGVIVGGSMLVPGVSGGTMAMLLGIYDSLITSVSNFFQNPKKALKVLIPFVLGALLGMVVIAKPILALIERYPMPTLYFFLGAVVGGIPFIIKKADVSKLSFSIVFYLLFGTALVIGIARLPENLFTVSLNVGLREILLLIVAGIFVAVALILPGISVSYMLLVMGMYQNTMDSISRVYLPYLIPLGIGGILGILLTTRLLEKAMNKYPKPTYLIILGFMIGSVAEIFPGFPIGFEWIWCIPCAVVGFIVMNALGGE; this is encoded by the coding sequence TATAGTAGGGGGATCTATGCTTGTACCAGGAGTTAGCGGGGGGACAATGGCTATGCTTCTTGGAATATATGACTCGTTAATAACATCAGTTAGTAATTTTTTTCAAAATCCGAAGAAAGCACTAAAAGTACTGATTCCCTTTGTACTTGGTGCACTTCTTGGGATGGTTGTTATTGCTAAACCAATCCTTGCACTTATTGAGAGATACCCTATGCCAACCTTATATTTCTTTTTAGGCGCTGTAGTTGGTGGAATTCCTTTTATAATAAAAAAGGCCGATGTCAGTAAATTATCCTTCAGTATAGTTTTCTACCTATTGTTCGGAACTGCATTGGTTATTGGAATCGCCCGCTTACCCGAGAATTTGTTTACAGTATCATTAAACGTAGGACTTAGGGAAATATTATTATTGATTGTAGCAGGGATCTTTGTAGCCGTTGCTCTAATTCTACCGGGAATAAGTGTATCTTATATGCTTTTGGTCATGGGAATGTATCAAAATACGATGGATTCTATCTCAAGAGTTTATCTACCATATTTGATTCCATTAGGAATTGGTGGAATCCTTGGTATTTTATTAACCACAAGGTTACTAGAGAAAGCAATGAATAAGTATCCGAAGCCAACCTATTTAATAATTCTTGGGTTTATGATAGGGTCAGTGGCAGAGATTTTCCCTGGGTTTCCAATTGGTTTTGAGTGGATTTGGTGTATTCCATGTGCTGTGGTAGGATTTATCGTTATGAATGCATTGGGAGGAGAATAG
- a CDS encoding DUF421 domain-containing protein, with protein MTIIRVILSSFASIVALFFLCKFIGYRQMSQMSLFDYINGITIGSIAAEMATDLENPLHALIAMAIYSVVAVALSIGTDKWLGFSRFVNGYPLVLLDNDKLLYENFKKAKIDIEEFQIQCRNCGYFDITTIQTALLEPNGTVSILPKATHRPATPKDLSIKAPQDYMVFNLVLDGIMIVSNLKILDLDEDWLIKQLKSQGYNDYHELLLVTCNHKHEITAYKRYKKNHAS; from the coding sequence ATGACTATCATAAGAGTAATTTTGTCTTCTTTTGCCTCTATCGTTGCATTATTTTTTTTATGTAAATTTATTGGATATCGGCAGATGTCACAAATGAGTTTATTTGATTACATCAATGGAATTACCATCGGTTCCATTGCTGCGGAAATGGCCACAGACCTTGAAAATCCGTTGCATGCACTGATAGCCATGGCTATCTATAGTGTTGTTGCTGTAGCATTATCAATTGGAACAGATAAGTGGCTTGGTTTTTCTCGTTTTGTGAATGGATATCCGCTTGTACTACTAGATAATGATAAACTTTTATACGAAAATTTTAAAAAAGCAAAAATTGATATAGAAGAATTTCAGATACAGTGCCGTAACTGCGGGTATTTTGACATTACTACAATACAGACAGCTCTTCTAGAACCAAACGGTACTGTGAGTATCCTTCCCAAAGCTACCCATAGGCCAGCTACACCAAAAGATCTTAGTATAAAAGCGCCACAAGATTACATGGTGTTTAACTTAGTTCTTGACGGAATCATGATTGTCTCTAATCTAAAAATTCTTGACCTTGATGAGGACTGGCTTATCAAGCAACTTAAATCTCAGGGATACAATGATTACCATGAGCTTTTACTTGTTACTTGTAATCATAAACACGAAATCACTGCGTACAAGCGCTACAAAAAAAATCATGCTTCATAA
- a CDS encoding pyridoxamine 5'-phosphate oxidase family protein — protein sequence MVNQEYCELTNKEIQSILKHTKWCHLGISDCDQPYIVPMYFSFEPKGNNICFTLLSLRNGQKMRYMEHNQKVCLEFDLQRENYFFSIIVNGTVTICPPIYKNSLLEVVSNQISGRCYMLY from the coding sequence ATGGTAAATCAAGAATACTGTGAACTTACCAATAAGGAAATTCAGTCAATTCTAAAACATACAAAATGGTGTCACCTAGGAATTTCTGATTGCGATCAACCCTATATCGTTCCAATGTATTTCTCCTTTGAACCGAAAGGGAATAACATCTGCTTTACGTTATTAAGTTTACGTAATGGACAAAAGATGCGTTATATGGAACATAATCAGAAGGTATGTTTGGAATTCGATCTTCAAAGAGAAAATTACTTTTTTAGTATTATTGTAAATGGTACTGTTACAATATGTCCTCCTATTTATAAAAATTCTCTCCTTGAAGTTGTATCAAATCAAATCAGTGGGCGTTGTTATATGCTATATTAG
- a CDS encoding DUF1540 domain-containing protein, translated as MDKNESIGCSINNCKFHAQAENYCTLDQIMVGTHEENPTEKECTDCDSFEYKAK; from the coding sequence ATGGATAAGAACGAAAGCATTGGTTGTAGTATTAATAACTGTAAATTCCATGCTCAAGCTGAGAACTACTGTACACTTGATCAGATTATGGTAGGTACTCATGAAGAAAACCCTACAGAGAAAGAATGTACTGACTGTGATTCTTTCGAATACAAAGCTAAATAA
- a CDS encoding C40 family peptidase, with protein sequence MKLTGALRIAMTTSIFIAGMNLSIVKADAAAANETSIGGMGLAVESYYNERLSESGISISNITTPILIDGERLKALDRVSPFDGLAFSNTEDYVNIRSSWSTDSDIVGKLYRGAMAQVLVKGQIWTKIKSGSVEGYILNDYLVYDEQGAAKFENDTITKKIKATCVTLNVRESMKKDSKIKVQIGEQDQKEIVKEYDDWFEILINENNGVKETGFVHKDYVDVVYQYKKAISKETEEEEAKEAARQAAAAQTQRPNYSTGNTSSSSSNSSNSSNSSNNSSNSGSSNSTNTGSSHNTSLGNRIASFALQFVGNPYSWGGTSLNNGADCSGFVLSIYKNYGYSLPRTSREQARGAGRSITPSYSNLQAGDLLFYGDSSGRVNHVALYTGDGRVVHASNYKDGVKTSRWNYRTPLYARRVIN encoded by the coding sequence ATGAAATTAACCGGAGCACTAAGGATAGCTATGACTACATCTATTTTCATAGCAGGAATGAACTTGAGTATAGTAAAAGCAGATGCTGCAGCAGCAAATGAAACTTCTATCGGTGGCATGGGACTTGCAGTTGAAAGCTATTATAACGAACGATTATCAGAATCTGGCATTTCCATATCGAACATAACAACTCCGATTCTTATTGACGGAGAGCGACTAAAAGCATTAGATCGTGTTTCTCCATTTGATGGTTTAGCATTTTCTAATACAGAAGACTATGTAAACATACGAAGCAGTTGGAGTACTGATTCTGATATTGTAGGAAAATTATACCGTGGAGCTATGGCTCAAGTTTTAGTAAAAGGACAAATCTGGACAAAAATCAAATCTGGTAGCGTGGAAGGATATATCTTAAATGATTACTTAGTTTATGATGAACAAGGAGCTGCCAAATTTGAGAATGACACAATTACAAAGAAGATAAAGGCTACTTGCGTAACATTAAATGTCCGCGAAAGCATGAAGAAAGATTCTAAGATTAAAGTACAAATTGGAGAGCAAGACCAAAAAGAAATTGTTAAAGAATATGATGATTGGTTTGAAATCCTCATAAATGAAAACAATGGGGTTAAAGAAACTGGTTTTGTGCACAAGGATTACGTTGATGTTGTCTACCAATATAAAAAGGCTATCAGCAAAGAAACAGAGGAAGAGGAAGCGAAAGAAGCTGCAAGACAAGCGGCAGCTGCACAAACACAGCGCCCAAATTATTCAACTGGAAATACTTCTTCTAGTTCAAGCAATTCTTCAAACTCAAGTAATTCCTCAAATAATTCTTCAAACTCAGGAAGTTCAAATTCTACCAATACAGGTTCCTCCCATAACACAAGTCTTGGTAATAGAATTGCAAGCTTTGCTCTTCAGTTTGTTGGTAACCCCTATAGTTGGGGTGGTACTAGTCTAAATAATGGAGCCGATTGTTCTGGATTCGTATTATCAATTTATAAAAATTATGGTTATAGCCTTCCAAGAACATCTCGTGAGCAAGCAAGAGGTGCAGGTCGTTCCATTACTCCAAGCTATAGTAATTTACAAGCAGGTGATCTCTTGTTTTATGGAGATAGCAGCGGTCGCGTAAATCACGTTGCACTTTATACTGGAGATGGACGTGTTGTTCATGCAAGTAATTATAAGGATGGCGTTAAAACAAGCCGCTGGAATTACAGAACTCCTCTATATGCCAGAAGAGTTATAAACTAA
- a CDS encoding arsenate reductase family protein has protein sequence MNIQVFGKSKCFDTKKAERYFKERGVKFQSIDILSKGLSKGEFLSVSNALGGFEAMMDKTTKEYCMIQYLSTEDQIEKLLEMPKYYKTPIVRNGSKATIGYCPEIWRTWE, from the coding sequence ATGAATATTCAGGTATTTGGTAAATCAAAATGTTTTGATACAAAAAAGGCAGAAAGATATTTTAAAGAGAGGGGAGTAAAATTTCAATCGATCGATATATTAAGCAAAGGTTTGAGCAAGGGCGAATTTCTTAGTGTATCTAACGCTCTTGGTGGCTTTGAGGCTATGATGGATAAAACAACCAAAGAGTATTGTATGATTCAGTATCTCTCAACAGAGGATCAAATAGAAAAACTTTTGGAGATGCCTAAATATTATAAAACTCCTATTGTCCGTAATGGTTCAAAGGCTACGATAGGATATTGCCCTGAAATCTGGCGTACATGGGAATAG
- a CDS encoding YczE/YyaS/YitT family protein — protein sequence MKKNFWIKLVLALIGILFVGVGIGFNAESLFGNDPVALLYDGVRNAFSLPLSRLGMISNIVNLSIIVLLFFIGRHYINIGTVVYILPLGTFVNLGMFLFPKIFVSNTVLSRGIGTFFGCLLIYVGVSIFISVDIGLDPFTGLVMTISDHLPWEFGITKICFDFILILIGFLLGGNVGVITFITALSAGPSIQLFTKLIKRLLKKIKLI from the coding sequence ATGAAAAAGAACTTCTGGATTAAACTAGTACTTGCTTTAATTGGTATTTTATTTGTTGGAGTTGGAATCGGTTTTAATGCTGAATCTTTATTTGGAAATGATCCTGTTGCATTACTTTATGATGGTGTTAGAAATGCTTTTTCTCTACCATTATCACGGCTAGGGATGATATCAAATATTGTGAATCTTAGTATTATCGTTTTGCTATTTTTTATAGGTAGACATTATATAAATATTGGTACAGTGGTGTATATCCTACCATTAGGTACATTTGTAAATCTTGGTATGTTTTTATTTCCCAAGATATTTGTTTCAAATACAGTTTTAAGCCGAGGAATCGGAACTTTTTTTGGTTGCCTACTAATCTATGTGGGAGTATCCATTTTTATCAGCGTAGATATCGGTTTAGATCCCTTTACCGGGCTTGTAATGACGATTAGTGACCACCTTCCATGGGAATTTGGAATAACTAAAATATGCTTTGATTTTATTCTTATTTTAATTGGTTTTTTACTTGGAGGCAATGTGGGTGTGATTACCTTCATTACCGCTTTGTCCGCAGGACCTAGTATTCAATTATTTACAAAACTAATAAAACGGCTATTAAAGAAAATTAAGTTAATATAA
- the thiT gene encoding energy-coupled thiamine transporter ThiT, whose translation MRDLFVTSIDGTYGLTTLSYILLAVLLVALIVVASFFAKNKDTKKMPTKQLVFCAIAMALALVTSYLEVYSFPFGGSVTLFSMLFICLIGYLYGAKTSIIVGVAYGILQFVIKPYIYHPTQILLDYPLAFGALGLSGLFYKSKNGLLKGYLVGITGRWLFSTLSGFIFFGAYAWEGWNPILYSMAYNGAYIYAEGIATVIIICLPLVKNAFDQVKKMTYLD comes from the coding sequence ATGCGTGATTTGTTCGTTACATCCATTGATGGAACATACGGTTTAACAACACTTAGTTATATTTTATTAGCTGTTCTTCTTGTTGCTTTAATAGTTGTCGCTTCTTTCTTTGCCAAAAATAAAGATACAAAGAAAATGCCAACAAAGCAATTAGTATTTTGTGCCATAGCGATGGCTTTAGCACTTGTGACTTCTTATCTTGAAGTATATTCTTTTCCATTTGGTGGTTCCGTAACTTTATTTAGTATGCTGTTTATCTGTTTGATTGGCTATCTCTATGGAGCAAAGACAAGTATTATTGTAGGCGTTGCATACGGTATCCTACAATTTGTTATTAAGCCATATATTTATCATCCAACACAGATTCTTTTAGATTATCCTCTTGCCTTTGGTGCCCTTGGATTATCTGGACTATTCTATAAGAGTAAGAATGGTTTGTTAAAAGGTTACCTTGTAGGTATTACAGGAAGATGGTTATTTTCAACCTTATCCGGATTTATCTTCTTTGGCGCTTATGCTTGGGAAGGCTGGAACCCAATTTTATATTCTATGGCTTATAATGGAGCCTATATCTATGCTGAGGGTATTGCAACAGTAATAATAATTTGTTTACCTTTGGTGAAAAATGCCTTTGATCAGGTAAAGAAGATGACATATCTAGATTAA
- a CDS encoding helix-turn-helix transcriptional regulator produces MSEKMRGISSLFQNQALKNINLIQVTVTSTEAFHCKFPQGGFLFPIKGRAQLTIDEETTTYLTSSYVQHIKSGSYLHLFSLDQVDFEFILLSYTFGNSTLSPDECIPNTFHLKLAEAKKTHMMLKQLMEKITSSHHYHTLTLELEMRKLLNTALKQSDTSEQQLLDAVCSYLKKHLSSPITLNELAAYFNKKPAQLSHLFYKNLGIRPIEYLIRQRLEKATELLKQGDSVQLAASKVGYDDALYFSRLYKKYYLIRPSEVKDYHREVC; encoded by the coding sequence ATGAGCGAAAAAATGCGTGGAATTTCATCACTATTTCAGAACCAAGCATTAAAAAATATCAACTTAATACAGGTAACGGTAACTAGTACAGAAGCATTTCATTGCAAGTTTCCACAAGGAGGATTTTTATTTCCAATCAAAGGACGTGCTCAACTAACAATTGATGAGGAAACCACAACTTATCTTACTTCAAGCTATGTACAGCATATAAAAAGCGGAAGCTATCTTCATCTATTTTCACTAGATCAAGTGGATTTTGAGTTTATCCTACTTTCCTATACCTTTGGTAATTCAACACTATCTCCCGATGAGTGCATTCCTAATACGTTTCATCTAAAGTTAGCGGAAGCGAAAAAAACTCACATGATGCTAAAACAACTGATGGAAAAAATCACATCAAGTCATCATTATCATACTTTAACTCTTGAATTAGAGATGAGAAAGTTATTAAACACTGCCTTAAAACAAAGCGATACATCAGAACAGCAGCTTCTTGACGCTGTATGCAGCTATTTAAAAAAGCACCTCTCCTCCCCGATTACATTAAATGAATTAGCTGCATATTTCAACAAAAAACCTGCTCAGCTATCCCATTTATTTTATAAAAACTTAGGGATTCGACCAATAGAATATTTAATTAGGCAAAGATTAGAAAAAGCCACCGAGCTATTAAAGCAGGGTGACTCAGTACAGTTGGCTGCATCAAAGGTGGGTTATGATGATGCCTTATACTTTAGCCGATTATATAAAAAATATTATCTCATCCGTCCTAGTGAAGTAAAAGACTATCATAGAGAAGTATGTTAG
- a CDS encoding ABC transporter permease, giving the protein MKKRIVFIIILIIASFLSIMLGAQDFSLRGALVRDSADYQLLIYSRIPRLLAVLVTGAGLSISGKIMQTMTGNRFVSPTTAGTMEWCKFGILLSIIFFGGQSMMLKMIFAFIIALFGSLLFVQLLQRIPLKSPVMVPLIGLMLGNVVSSLTAYISFRYDLVQNISSWLQGNFSLVVKGRYELLYLGIPFVILAYLYAKKFTIAGMGESFAKNLGLNYRFITIVGFVIVAFLASIITVSVGSIAFLGLIIPNIVSIYYGDDLKHTLFDTALLGGIFLLFCDILSRIIVYPYEISVSVIVSVLGGAIFLFLLFQKNKEGGTA; this is encoded by the coding sequence GTGAAGAAGAGAATAGTTTTTATCATTATATTAATAATTGCATCCTTTCTATCCATCATGCTTGGAGCACAAGATTTTTCCTTAAGAGGAGCATTGGTAAGAGATTCTGCGGATTATCAATTACTTATATATAGTCGCATTCCAAGACTTTTAGCTGTTCTGGTAACGGGAGCTGGACTTAGCATTTCAGGGAAGATTATGCAGACAATGACAGGAAATCGGTTTGTTTCACCAACGACTGCGGGAACGATGGAATGGTGTAAGTTTGGTATCTTATTATCCATTATATTTTTTGGTGGGCAGTCTATGATGCTTAAGATGATTTTTGCTTTTATCATTGCATTATTTGGAAGTCTTTTGTTTGTACAGCTTCTTCAAAGAATACCTCTTAAAAGTCCTGTAATGGTTCCTCTTATTGGATTAATGCTTGGAAATGTGGTTAGTTCATTAACAGCCTATATTTCCTTTCGCTATGATTTGGTACAGAACATATCCTCGTGGTTACAAGGAAACTTCTCCTTAGTAGTAAAGGGCAGATATGAATTACTCTACTTAGGAATTCCTTTTGTTATTCTCGCTTATTTATATGCGAAGAAATTTACGATCGCTGGAATGGGTGAGAGCTTTGCTAAAAACTTAGGATTGAATTATAGGTTTATCACGATAGTTGGATTTGTTATAGTAGCATTTCTTGCTTCTATTATTACAGTATCGGTTGGGAGTATTGCTTTCTTAGGATTAATTATTCCTAACATTGTTTCTATCTATTATGGTGATGACTTAAAACATACCTTATTCGATACTGCATTACTTGGCGGAATTTTCTTATTATTCTGTGACATCTTAAGCAGGATTATCGTTTATCCGTATGAGATTTCAGTTAGTGTGATTGTTAGTGTCTTAGGTGGTGCAATCTTTTTATTCCTGCTATTTCAAAAGAATAAGGAGGGAGGTACCGCATGA
- a CDS encoding iron chelate uptake ABC transporter family permease subunit, with protein sequence MRRKQISKEKKCILILITIVAILCFLYLFLGLSTKNFHYFFPRRLRKVLAVFLTSYCVGYSSVSFQTITNNKILTPSIIGLDSLYLFLQTIIVFFFSHAGVSKLTGLPNYLLSIGLMVLCSFFLFFGMFKGNNKNLYFMVLAGTIFGGLFSGLASFMQVLMDPNEFSLVQGKMFASFNQMNTDLLTISIVIVVVIAIAARKDFSKLNALGLGQTGAINLGVPYRSTVFRTLMYIAILTAVSTALVGPITFLGILVVSIARNLVSTYRHEIRVPVAVLLGALALLSGLFFVERILHHSTQISVVINFIGGCYFIYLMLKEGKS encoded by the coding sequence ATGAGAAGAAAGCAGATATCAAAAGAGAAAAAATGTATCTTGATACTAATCACAATTGTTGCGATTCTTTGTTTCCTTTATCTTTTCTTAGGATTATCAACAAAGAACTTTCATTATTTTTTCCCACGTAGATTACGTAAAGTGTTAGCGGTTTTCTTAACAAGTTATTGTGTTGGATATTCTTCAGTGTCCTTTCAGACGATTACGAACAATAAGATTTTAACTCCGAGCATTATCGGTTTGGATTCCTTGTACTTATTTTTGCAGACCATTATCGTATTTTTCTTTTCTCATGCGGGAGTCAGTAAATTAACAGGCCTTCCTAATTACTTATTATCCATTGGGCTGATGGTACTTTGTTCGTTCTTTTTATTTTTCGGAATGTTTAAGGGAAACAACAAAAATCTATACTTTATGGTTTTAGCAGGTACGATTTTTGGTGGTTTATTTTCCGGACTGGCATCTTTTATGCAGGTATTAATGGATCCCAATGAATTTTCACTTGTACAAGGAAAGATGTTTGCTAGTTTTAATCAGATGAATACAGATTTGTTAACCATAAGTATCGTAATTGTCGTTGTGATTGCTATAGCGGCTAGAAAAGATTTTTCTAAACTGAATGCTTTAGGGCTTGGTCAAACGGGGGCAATTAATCTGGGAGTTCCCTACCGTAGTACTGTATTTAGAACATTAATGTATATTGCGATTTTAACCGCAGTTTCTACAGCACTCGTTGGACCAATTACTTTTCTTGGTATCTTAGTTGTTAGTATTGCAAGGAATTTAGTTTCAACGTATCGTCATGAAATCAGAGTACCGGTTGCCGTGTTATTAGGAGCACTTGCATTACTTAGCGGATTGTTTTTTGTAGAACGTATCCTGCATCATTCTACTCAGATTAGTGTTGTTATTAATTTTATTGGTGGATGTTACTTTATATATCTCATGCTTAAGGAGGGAAAATCATGA
- a CDS encoding iron ABC transporter ATP-binding protein, whose amino-acid sequence MIKTRGLTKAYGNKKVVDDISITIPKNKLIAFVGSNGAGKSTLLSLIGRTLDRSSGECHIDEKEVKEWNSRELAKRLSILSQTNHLNIRLTVHELVQFGRFPYSQGRLTKEDEKKVAEAISYMSIDAFKDRYLDELSGGQRQMAYIAMLIAQDTKYVFLDEPLNNLDMKHSVQIMKILTKMVKELGKTVMVVIHDINFVSCYADYIIAMKDGKIIANGPSEEVMNSQMLQEVFGMEIKVEQIEGNKICLYYT is encoded by the coding sequence ATGATAAAGACTAGAGGCTTAACAAAAGCTTATGGTAATAAAAAGGTTGTAGATGACATTTCCATTACAATACCGAAAAACAAGTTGATTGCCTTTGTAGGCAGTAATGGAGCAGGAAAGAGTACACTATTGTCCTTAATTGGGCGTACCTTGGATCGAAGTAGTGGCGAGTGTCACATAGATGAGAAAGAGGTAAAGGAATGGAACAGTAGAGAGCTAGCGAAACGACTTTCTATCTTAAGCCAAACAAATCACCTCAATATTCGCCTTACGGTACATGAGCTCGTGCAGTTTGGTCGTTTCCCATATAGCCAAGGGCGTTTAACAAAAGAGGATGAAAAGAAAGTTGCAGAGGCAATATCCTACATGAGTATCGATGCCTTTAAGGATCGCTACTTAGATGAATTAAGTGGTGGTCAACGTCAAATGGCTTATATAGCAATGTTAATAGCACAAGATACAAAGTATGTCTTTTTAGATGAGCCACTCAATAATCTTGATATGAAACACTCCGTACAAATTATGAAAATCCTAACCAAAATGGTGAAGGAGCTTGGGAAAACGGTTATGGTGGTAATTCACGATATCAACTTTGTCTCCTGTTATGCAGATTATATTATTGCAATGAAGGATGGGAAAATAATTGCCAATGGACCAAGTGAAGAGGTTATGAATTCACAGATGTTACAAGAAGTGTTTGGTATGGAAATTAAGGTAGAACAAATTGAAGGTAATAAAATCTGTCTTTATTATACTTAA
- a CDS encoding siderophore ABC transporter substrate-binding protein: MKKFSFNKSIFSGAKKKVLAGILLGVMATSVLTGCAKKQGDTPENNANKGEESATTATPAPTPTTAAEETRFSLTHPLGTVTLEGAAKKVVVFDMGALDTIDALSFDGELAVPHGNIPTYLSKYEESTVNAGGLFEPDMEAIFTFEPDVIIIGGRQVDFYDELNEIAPTIYVEINADTYMEDFKRNTDNIAKAIGKENEAKTAIDGIMNKVEEVKQITNSSDKKGLIIMTNDGSISAYGLGSRFGLIHDVLEVKPADETIEVSKHGMDASYEYIAKVDPDILFVVDRTVIAGGSTTAEKTLDNELVLGTKAAKNNVIISLDSECWYLSSGGINSMQVMVKEVEGAFNK, encoded by the coding sequence ATGAAAAAATTTAGTTTTAATAAGAGCATCTTCTCTGGTGCTAAGAAAAAGGTTTTAGCGGGAATTTTATTAGGTGTTATGGCAACAAGTGTTTTAACAGGTTGCGCTAAAAAACAGGGTGATACACCTGAAAATAATGCAAATAAGGGCGAGGAGAGCGCTACTACAGCAACACCAGCGCCAACACCAACAACCGCGGCAGAAGAAACAAGATTTTCCTTAACCCATCCTCTTGGAACTGTAACTTTAGAAGGTGCTGCTAAAAAGGTGGTAGTTTTTGATATGGGTGCATTAGATACGATTGATGCTCTTTCTTTCGACGGTGAGCTTGCAGTACCACATGGAAATATTCCAACTTATTTAAGCAAGTACGAAGAGAGTACCGTTAATGCCGGTGGACTTTTTGAGCCAGATATGGAAGCGATTTTTACTTTTGAACCAGATGTCATTATTATTGGTGGTAGACAGGTTGATTTTTATGATGAATTGAATGAAATTGCACCAACCATTTATGTTGAGATAAATGCTGATACTTACATGGAGGACTTTAAACGCAACACTGATAATATAGCAAAAGCTATTGGAAAAGAAAATGAAGCGAAGACTGCGATTGACGGTATTATGAATAAAGTCGAAGAAGTGAAGCAGATTACGAATAGTAGTGATAAAAAAGGCTTAATTATTATGACCAACGATGGCTCCATAAGTGCATATGGTCTTGGATCTCGGTTTGGTCTTATTCATGATGTTTTAGAGGTAAAGCCAGCAGATGAAACAATTGAAGTTTCTAAGCATGGTATGGATGCCAGCTATGAGTATATTGCTAAAGTAGATCCTGACATCTTATTTGTAGTAGATAGAACTGTAATTGCAGGTGGTTCCACAACTGCTGAAAAGACTCTAGATAATGAGCTAGTACTAGGAACGAAAGCTGCAAAAAATAATGTAATCATATCTCTTGATTCTGAATGCTGGTACTTATCAAGCGGTGGTATTAACTCCATGCAAGTTATGGTGAAAGAGGTAGAAGGGGCATTTAATAAATAG